A region of Salvia splendens isolate huo1 chromosome 17, SspV2, whole genome shotgun sequence DNA encodes the following proteins:
- the LOC121774931 gene encoding probable aquaporin PIP1-4, giving the protein MENKEEDVRVGANKFPEHQPIGTAAQSQDKDYKEPPPAPLIDAAEFASWSFYRAGIAEFIATFLFLYITVLTVMGVSKSDSKCSTVGIQGIAWAFGGMIFALVYCTAGISGGHINPAVTFGLFLARKLSLNRAVFYMVMQCLGAICGAGVVKGFGKSLYMSKGGGANVVAHGYTKGSGLGAEIIGTFVLVYTVFSATDAKRSARDSHVPILAPLPIGFAVFLVHLATIPVTGTGINPARSLGAAIIYNKSHAWDDHWIFWVGPFIGAALAALYHQVVIRAIPFKK; this is encoded by the exons atggagaACAAAGAGGAGGATGTGAGGGTGGGAGCCAACAAGTTCCCCGAGCACCAGCCGATCGGCACGGCGGCTCAGAGCCAGGACAAGGACTACAAGGAGCCCCCGCCCGCCCCCCTCATCGATGCTGCTGAGTTCGCCTCGTGGTCTTTCTATAGGGCCGGGATAGCCGAGTTCATCGCCACTTTCCTTTTCCTATACATCACCGTCCTCACAGTGATGGGAGTCAGCAAATCTGACTCCAAATGTTCCACCGTCGGCATCCAGGGCATCGCCTGGGCCTTCGGTGGCATGATCTTCGCCCTCGTCTACTGCACCGCGGGAATTTCAG GTGGACACATTAATCCGGCGGTGACGTTCGGGTTGTTCTTGGCGAGGAAGCTGTCGCTGAACCGCGCTGTTTTCTACATGGTGATGCAGTGCTTGGGAGCCATCTGCGGCGCTGGCGTCGTGAAGGGGTTCGGGAAGAGCCTCTACATGAGCAAGGGCGGCGGTGCCAACGTGGTCGCACATGGCTACACTAAGGGCAGTGGTCTCGGTGCAGAGATCATCGGCACTTTCGTGCTTGTTTACACCGTCTTCTCTGCCACTGACGCCAAGCGCAGCGCCAGAGACTCACATGTCCCC ATATTGGCACCATTGCCTATTGGGTTTGCCGTGTTCTTGGTGCACTTGGCGACAATTCCCGTCACCGGAACCGGAATCAACCCTGCCCGGAGTCTCGGAGCCGCCATCATCTACAACAAGAGCCACGCCTGGGACGATCAT TGGATATTCTGGGTCGGACCTTTCATCGGAGCGGCGTTGGCAGCTCTCTACCATCAGGTGGTGATTAGGGCCATTCCTTTCAAGAAGTGA
- the LOC121774950 gene encoding probable aquaporin PIP1-4, with protein sequence MENKEEDVRVGANKFHEHQPIGTAAQSQDKDYKEPPPAPLIDAAEFASWSFYRAGIAEFIATFLFLYITVLTVMGVSKSDSKCATVGIQGIAWAFGGMIFALVYCTAGISGGHINPAVTFGLFLARKLSLNRAVFYMVMQCLGAICGAGVVKGFGKSLYMSKGGGANVVAHGYTKGSGLGAEIVGTFVLVYTVFSATDAKRSARDSHVPILAPLPIGFAVFLVHLATIPITGTGINPARSLGAAIIYNKSHAWDDHWVFWVGPFIGAALAALYHQVVIRAIPFKSK encoded by the exons ATGGAGAACAAAGAGGAGGACGTCCGCGTCGGAGCCAACAAATTCCACGAGCACCAGCCGATCGGCACGGCGGCGCAGAGCCAGGACAAGGACTACAAGGAGCCCCCTCCGGCCCCCCTCATCGACGCCGCCGAATTCGCCTCGTGGTCGTTCTACCGCGCCGGCATCGCCGAGTTCATCGCCACCTTCCTCTTCCTCTACATCACCGTCCTCACGGTGATGGGCGTCAGCAAATCCGACTCCAAATGCGCCACCGTCGGCATCCAGGGCATCGCCTGGGCCTTCGGCGGCATGATCTTCGCCCTCGTCTACTGCACCGCCGGGATCTCCGGCGGCCACATCAACCCGGCTGTGACGTTCGGGCTTTTCCTAGCGAGAAAGCTGTCGCTGAACCGGGCGGTGTTCTACATGGTGATGCAGTGCCTCGGCGCCATCTGCGGCGCCGGGGTCGTGAAGGGGTTCGGGAAGAGCCTCTACATGAGCAAGGGCGGCGGCGCGAATGTCGTCGCGCACGGCTACACAAAGGGGAGTGGCCTTGGCGCGGAGATTGTTGGCACTTTCGTGCTAGTTTACACCGTCTTCTCTGCCACTGACGCCAAGCGCAGCGCCAGAGACTCTCATGTCCCA atATTGGCTCCGTTGCCTATTGGGTTCGCGGTGTTCTTGGTGCACTTGGCCACGATCCCGATCACCGGGACCGGTATCAACCCGGCCAGGAGTCTCGGGGCGGCCATCATATACAACAAGAGCCACGCGTGGGATGACCAC TGGGTGTTCTGGGTCGGGCCATTCATCGGGGCGGCGCTTGCGGCTCTCTACCATCAAGTGGTGATCAGAGCAATTCCGTTCAAGTCCAAGTGA